A region of the Pseudomonas silesiensis genome:
TTGGATTTTCAAGCGCTGATCGGCCATTTCGGGCGTCGAAATGGCCGATCGGCTCGCGTCAATGGTTGGAGCGACCGGTCATTTCCAGTGCCATGTCGCTGGCATAGCTGTCGGTCATGCCCGCGATGAAATCGATCATGCGCAGAAACGAGGTGTGCAAGGGACCGCAAGGATCGGGCGCATTGTTACCCAACAGATCGAGGATGCGCCGGCTCTTGAAGGAAGGCGTGCGTCCGTTGTGCTGTTCCAGCGCCGCGCCGCAGAAGGCGTTGAGCAGGATTTCCAGCGTGGTGTAGGCGCCGATTTCGTGCAGGGTCTTGCGCTTGTCCTGGAAGATCTTTTTGCGCGCCATGTCCTTCGCATTCAACACGCATCGCTTGGCGGGGCCATGCATGTGCTCCACCAGATCGCCGGGCAGCAGGCCCGCCAGCAACGCGTCCTGTTGCTCGACAAAGGCGCGGGCCGCGGCATTGGTCAGGTGTTCGATGGCTTTGCCCCGCAGGATCGCCAGTTTGCGCCGGCGCGAATCCTGCGGACCGAGCTGGCGATAGGTTTCAGGCAAATCGTCACCCACCAGGTCCAGCAGCAGCGATTCGACTTCGGCATACTCCAGCAACTCCATCTCCAGGCCGTCTTCCAGGTCAATGAGCGCGTAGCAGATGTCGTCGGCAGCCTCCATCAGGTACACCAGTGGATGACGCGCCCAGCGCTGTTCCTCGAGTTGCGGCAGGCCGAGTTTTTGGGCGATCTGCTCCAGCAGCGGCAATTCACTCTGGTAGCAGCCGAACTTGTGCTTCTTGTAGCCCAGTGAGTCCGCGTGTTTTGCCGTCCATGGATACTTCAGATACGTCCCCAGGGTGGCGTAGGTCAGCCGGGTGCCGCCGTCGAACTGGTGATATTCCAGCTGCGTGAGTACCCGGAAGCCTTGGGCGTTGCCTTCGAAATTGAGGAAATCATCGCGTTCGACTTCGCTCATGGCATCCAGCCAGCCACGGCCGGCTGCTTGCTGGAACCAGTGCCTGATGGCGTCTTCGCCGGAGTGGCCGAAGGGCGGGTTGCCGATGTCATGGGCCAGGCAGGCCGATTGCACGACCATCCCCAGGTCACTGGGGTCGCACCAGTCGGGCAGGGCACTGCGGATGGTTTCACCGACGCGCATGCCCAGCGAGCGGCCGACGCAACTGACTTCCAGCGAATGGGTCAGGCGCGTATGGATGTGATCGTTACTGGTGACGGGATGAACCTGTGTCTTGCGCCCGAGGCGGCGAAACGCTCCCGAAAAAATGATGCGGTCATGGTCTTTGTGAAAAGGGCTGCGGCCGAGTTCTTCCGGGCTGTGCAGAGGCTTTCCGAGGCGTTCGCGAGTAAGCAAAGTTTGCCAATCCAAGGCTCGTTCTCTCCGTCAGGTGACTGAATCCCTAAGCTTCCGGGTTCGCGCCATGGCCTGCAAGGGAAAAACACCCACAGGCTCGCCGGGATGAACCCCCCGCTAAAGAGGGTCATCCCGGTGCCGTGGCAAGCATGCAGCCAGCCAGCCATGGCCTAAGGGTTGCGCGAGGAACCTTGCATGACCAGCTTGATCAGCGGACCCAGTGTGGTCCCCAATCGAACCAGGCGGGTCAGGCTGCTGGTGCCGCCACTCCTGGCGCCCTTGCCGGTCAGAAAGCCCAGCAACGTCACGGCCGCCATGCCCCAGAGCGGGGCGTGTTTGATGCCGAAACCACCCTGCAGATTTTGCGTCATCCCGCGCACACGCTGCAGGGGTTGCAGCAGTTGCGCGGATTCGTGGCGGATTTCCTGGCGATGCATTTCCATGCGCAGGCGGATCAAGGCCTTGCGCATTTCCGTACGCGAGTTGTTATGAGGCAATGCAGGCAGGCTCATGGCAGCAGGCGCTCCCGATCATTGGCCAATTCTTCCAGCGTGCCGTGAAAGGGCGAGGATTCATCGAAAATCGCCGCTCTCAAGCGCATCCCGCAGAAGATGGCCGCGAGGGTATAAAACACGCAAAGCCCGATGATGGCCGGCAGGCGATAGGTGTCCCAAAACAGGATCAACACCAGCGTCGACAAGCCCACCAGCAACAGCAAGGCAAACACCAGCGCCAGGCCGGCAAACAGCAACAGGCTGACGGTGCGGGCCTTTTGCTCCTGCAACTCAATGCCGAACAGTTCGACATGGCTGTGCAGCAGTCCAAGAAAAGCGGCACCGAGGCGTCGCGGTGAGGAGCTTGGGCCCGTCGCGGACGAGCCGGATTCGCCGATCGCCATAATCAGCGCCGAGTGGCCAGCAGGCCAATCAGGAAGCCCACGCCCGCCGCTATCCCGACCGATTGCCATGGGTTGGCCTGAACATAGTCTTCAGTGGCGGTAACGGCGGCCTTGCCGCGCTCGCGCAGGGAGTCTTCGGTCAGTTTCAAGGTTTCCCGGGCACGCAGCAGGCTGTCATGGATTTGCGAGCGCAATTCATCGGCCTGATCCCCGGCCAGCGTCGCCGTGTGTTCCAGCAACCGCTCGGTGTCGCTGACCAGTGTTTGAAAGTCATTCATCAGAACTTCTTGAGCAGTCTTTGCCTTGATACTGGCCATTGTGGATCTCCGTAGGTGGCGTCTGTTGCGTTCGAGTATGAGCCTTGGGTGAAGGTTCAGTACAAATGACTGGTACAACTTTTGCTACGTCGTGGTGCGTCCGCCTGCGCCGTCGCGCTGTTGTCGGGCATGATTTGAGCGAAACCTTATCTCAAATAAACAAAACTCGCGCAAAGGTTCCAACCTTGTGCGCCAAAGTGGCTCATCGGATCCCTGTAATGATCCGAAAAGGTTACAACTTGGTGCATGAATTCTCTTTGCGAACTGCTTTGGTGCTTTTTTAGCCTTCAGGTCTGCCAATCCCATGGAAAATCTGCAAAGCGCTGTGGACACTCTGATCCATAGCTCCAACACGTTGTTCATTCTCGGCGGCGCGGTCATGGTGCTGGCCATGCACGCCGGTTTTGCCTTCCTGGAAGTAGGCACGGTCCGGCAAAAGAATCAGGTCAACGCCCTGGCGAAAATCCTCAGCGACTTCGCGATTTCGACCCTGGCCTATTTCTTTATAGGCTATTGGATTGCCTATGGGGTCAGCTTCATGCAACCGGCCGCGGTGATCAACGCCGATCACGGCTACGGGTTGGTGAAGTTTTTCTTTCTGCTGACGTTCGCCGCGGCGATCCCGGCGATCATTTCCGGCGGGATCGCCGAGCGAGCCCGGTTTGTCCCGCAGTTGTGCGCGACGGCCTTGATCGTGGCGTTCATCTATCCGTTTTTCGAAGGCATGATCTGGAACGGCAACTTTGGCGTGCAAGCCTGGTTGCTGGAACGCTTTGGCGCCAGCTTCCATGATTTCGCAGGCTCGGTGGTGGTCCACGCCATGGGTGGCTGGCTGGCACTGGCGGCGGTGTTGTTGCTCGGGCCACGGGATGGGCGGTATCGCGACGGAAAACTGGTCGCGTTCGCACCCTCGAGCATTCCTTTCCTGGCATTGGGTTCGTGGATCCTGATCGTCGGCTGGTTCGGTTTCAACGTGATGAGTGCGCAAACCCTGCAAGGTCTCAGTGGACTGGTGGCGGTGAATTCGCTGATGGCCATGGTCGGTGGCACCGTGGCCGCGCTGATCGTCGGGCGTAATGACCCGGGCTTTCTGCATAACGGCCCGTTGGCAGGGTTGGTGGCAATCTGCGCCGGCTCCGATCTGATGCATCCGGTGGGGGCGCTGGTGACCGGTGTCGTTGCCGGTGCGCTGTTTGTCGGGTGCTTTACCGCCGCCCAAGTCAAATGGAAGATCGACGATGTCCTGGGGGTGTGGCCGTTGCATGGCCTGTGCGGCGTCTGGGGTGGAATCGCCTGCGGCATTTTCGGCCAGGTCACATTGGGTGGTCTGGGCGGGGTCAGCCTGATCAGCCAATTGATCGGTACTGCGCTGGGGGTGGTGGTGGCGCTGGTCGGTGGCTTTGCCGTGTATGGCGTGATCAAGGCGTTCCATGGCCTGCGTCTGAGTCAGGAAGAAGAGTATTACGGCGCGGACTTGTCGGTGCACAAGATCGGCGCGGTCAGCCAGGACTGAGTCAATGCTCTTCATCGTCTGCTGCGCCGGGATAAATACCGTGCAACAGGCGATAGCGGTCGTGCCGGATCTGGTCGGCGCGCTCCTGCACCTGATGGGCGGGTAACCCCACCATGATCAGTGCGTGGGAGACGAGCATCAGGCTTGACTCCAGCAGTTCCGGCACCACTTCGCTGGCGCCGGAGGCCTTCAGCTCGGCCAGTTGGCTGTCGTCGCGCGTGCGCACCAGAATCGGCACGGACGCATTGAGTCGCCGCGCTTCCTTGAGGATCAGTAAGGCGATGTCAGTCTGGTCCACGGCGATCACCAGCAGCCTGGCGCGCTCCAGCCCTATCGCGACCAGCATTTCACCGCGGCGCGAGTCGCCATAATGCACGCAGGTTTCATCCACGGCGGCTTCCTGGACACGCACCGGGTCAGTGTCCAGGGCGATATAGGGTTGCTGCGCATTGCGCAGTGCGCGTCCGATTGACTGGCCGACACGACCATAGCCACAGATCACTACATGCTGATGCAGGTCGGCGTTGAGTGCGCTGATTTCCTCGAGTTTCGCTTCTTCGTTGGGCTTGCGGTGCAGGTAGATTGCGATGCGGGGCGCTGCACGCAACAGCAAGGGCGTCAGCAGCATCGAGCAGAAAGTGGCGGCAAGCAGCAGGCCGCCAAAATCGGCGGGCATCAGTTTGTTCTGCTGCATCTGCGCCATCAGCGCAAAGCAGAACTCTCCGCCCTGGGCCAATGCCAGGCCGCTGCGCCAGGCGGTTTCACCATCGCTGCCACGCCATTTGACCAGGAGCGCAACCACGCTGCCCTTGAGCAGCAACAGCCCAAGGGTCAGGCCGAATATCAGCAGGCCGTGGCTGGCGAACAACTGCAGGTCGATGAGCATGCCGATGCTGACAAAGAACACACCGAGCAGAATGTCGCGAAACGGACGGATGTCGGCTTCGATCTGGTGCCGGTAGTGGCTTTCCCCCAACAGCATGCCGGCCAGGAATGCACCCAGGGCCGGGGAGAGGCCGAGCAGGTGGGTCAACCAGGCCGTCAGCAGCACGATGACCAGCGCCAGCAGCACGAACAACTCGGCGGAGCGGGCTGCCGCTACTTCATGGAACAGCCGTGGCAGGATCCAGCGACTGACCAGCAGCAGGCCGACGAACAACACCCCTGTCTTGCCCAGTGTCAGTGGCAGCGCCCAGTACCAGGCCTGATCGCTGCTGCCGGCGAACACCGGCACCATCGTCAGCAGCAACACCGCCACCACGTCCTGGAACAGCAGCACGGCGATTGCATTCTGGCCGTGGCTGCTGAAAATTTCGCCGAGACTGCTCAGCTCCTTGCTGACGATGGCGGTGGAGGACAACGACAAGCCGGCACCGAGCAACAACGCCGGTGTGGTCGACACGCCGAGCAACATCAGCAATCCCCCAAGCAGTATGGCGGTGCCCAACACCTGCAGGCTGCCGAGGCCAAATACCACTTGACGCAACGCGAGCATCTTCGTCAGGGAAAACTCCAACCCCAAGGAGAACAGCAGGAACACCACCCCCAGTTCGGCGAGGTCCGGCAAGTCTTCGCTTTCATTGACCCAGTCGAATGCGGTCGGCCCGATCATCAGCCCCACGCACAGGTAGCCCAGCACCGGCGGCAAGCGCAGGCGCTGGAACAGTGCAATCACCACCAGGGAGGCGGCGAAGATGATCAACAGGTTGGCGAACACACAAAACTCCGACAATGGGTCTGGCTACTCAAGCGTAGAAGCAAAAAAGCCGCGAGCATCGCGCAAGTGTCATTCTGCACAGATGATTTGAGTCAGCGGTTTGCCGACATTTCCTGACATTCACCGTTGCTCGAACTCGTGGTTCATTGGCTCGACGGCTTTTGATCACCGGCCTAGAATGAACCCCTACTTTGTCGGGTCTTGTCGTCATGCCTCCTGAATGTCAGCTGTTCGGCACCGTTGGGTGCCATCTGTGTGAAGTGGCCGAAGCCATGCTGATGGAATTTGTCGAGCGCGGCCTGCTGGTGGAACTGGTGGATATCGTTAAAGACGAAACCTGGTACGAAGCCTACAGCCTGCGTATTCCGGTGTTACGACGGGTGGATACCGGCGCGGAGCTGGGCTGGCCGTTCAGTGCCGATCAGGTGGTGGCGTTCTTGCGTTGAGCGGACGCTATCGGCGACGGCCCACCCGTCGCCGTTCGTTTCTTCCATTGGCGAAAAGCAGGTTAATCGGCTACTGTATGTGCATACAGCTATTCCGGTTGCCTGCCACGCGCCCCTTCTGCGAGATTGGGCAGGCGATCCCCGAAGTGAGAGGGATGAACTTGGTCAATGTCGAACAATTGAAGAACAGCGTGAACCGGATGTCGGCGGACGTGGTGCGCGAGGCCGTCATCGAATTGCGTCTGGATGGCCTGGTCACCGAAGGAAAAACCCCCTTCAACAAACTGCATTTCAACACCTGCTTCGCCGAAATCGAAGCCTTGTTCCAGCGCGCTGGCTATCACAGGCAGCTGGATGTCGTGGGTTATCAGGGGTTGTTGTATGCCCTGTATGATCCGGGTCGCTGGGAGGCGGTCGACGTATTGCGCTGGCTCAAGGAGTTCACCGACGCGGCAGCGCAGACCCGGTCCATTCCGGCTTGAGGACACTAGGTTCTATCCGGCTGCTGTCGGATAATGCCGCCTTGTATCGAGGGTCGGAACGTTCGTATGTCCATTTCATCTTTTACTGCAGCACACACCCAGGCCAGCACGCTCTACCTGCCGCCGGGGTCGTGGCAGACCGTGCTCGATTGCCTGTGTGAACACTTCAGCGCCATTGGCCGTGAACAATGGCTGGACAGGATCGCCCGTGGGCGGGTCCTCGACGGGCATGGCGCACCGATTGCCCTTGATCTGGCGTACAAGGAAGGTCTGCGGATCCACTATTTTCGAGAGGTGCCGGACGAAAAGCCGATCCCTGTGGTCGAGTCGATCCTGTACGCCGACGATCATCTGGTGGTGGCGGACAAACCGCATTTCCTGCCAGTGACCCCGGCCGGCGAATATGTGGAACAGACCCTGCTGCGACGGTTGATTCGCCGCCTGGATAACCCGCACCTGGTGCCCTTGCACCGCATCGACCGGCACACGGCGGGGCTGGTGCTGTTTTCAGCCAACCCTGGGAGCCGGTCGGCGTATCAGTCGTTGTTTCCCGCACGGCAGATCGAAAAGCGCTACGAGGCGATTGCCAAAGCATTGCCTGACCTGTGCTTTCCATTGGTGCACAAGAGCCGGCTCATCGATGGCGAGCCTTTCTTCCGCATGCAGGAAGGTCCGGGCCCCAGCAATACCGAGACGGCCGTCGAGGTTCGGGAGAAGAATGGGGATCTGTGGCGGTATGCGCTGTACCCGGTGACGGGCAAGAAGCATCAATTGCGCGTGCACATGACCGCCCTGGGCGCGAGCATCTGCAACGATCCGTTCTATCCTCAGGTGCTCAAGGGCGTCGTGGATGATTATGCCAATCCCTTGAAGCTGCTCGCCCAGGGACTGCGGTTTGTCGATCCGGTGAGCGGGCAGGAAAGAACCTTCGAAAGCGCGATCACGCTGCAGTGGTAAGCAGCGCTTCTTGGGAACGAAAAGTGTCCACGAAAAAGCCCGCATAAAGCGGGCTTTTTAGTATCCGGTCGTCACCGCAAGGATTACAACTCCTTGACGGTACGCACCTGGTCCTTGTTCACGCGGTTATGCTTGCCATCCAGTTGTTCGAATTCGTAGAAACCTGATTCGTCATCGTATTTAGGTGCGTCGACGGCCTGTATTTCGCGACCGTCATTCAAGGTGATCACTGTCGGCGAGGCGCAACCGGCAAGGGTGGCGAGGCCCAGTGCGAGCATGAAAGTGGCAACGGTCCGTTGAGTCATGGGTGTGTCTCCGAATTTTGAATTCTTTTGGTTACTGAGCTTGAGACGTATGCAACGAGTGCAAGTTCCGTCGGTGGTGTCAGTCTGACACAGTGTTGTGAGTACTTAACAGTTCAGGGGTATTGAGGTTGGCCAGGCGAGGGTCATGGTCGGGGCATTGAAGGGCCTGGGCTCCCAGCTTGCGCATGAGGCGGCCCGGGCTGCGTTCACCGTCGTGCCAGGCACTTTCAAAAGCGCTGGAGAGTGCCACGGGGATGATGCACAGCAAGGGCTCCCAATGTTCGCCCTGGCGCAGCATCAAAGGCTTGTCCGGATGCTGACTGGCGGTTTCGCGCATGCCCTGGAGCAACGCGGCGTCAATGCGGGGGACGTCACAAGGCAATATCATCAGCTGCGCATGCCTGGCAGCCTTCAGGCCAGCGCGGATACCGGCCAAAGGCCCCGGGAAGTCCCCTTCGTCATCATGGACCAGCCGGTCGGCGTAGGGTGCGTACTGTTGCGGATTCCTGTTGCAGGAGATGATCAGATCATCGGTCAATGCTCGGGTCTTGCGATGCAGATGAGCAATCAGTGGTTCACCCTGCCATTGCAGCAACCCTTTATCCTGACCGCCCATGCGTTGGCCACGGCCACCTGCCAGGAGCAGAATGGAGCAGGGCGGCAAATCCATAGTCGAGGTCATGGCAGGTCTCCATGGGGGCGGCGAAAAAATGAAGCGCTGTGATATAACACCGGGCTGTTTCTCCTACAACTGGACGAGCCTATGAAAGCCAAGGCTGATGTACCTTTTGCACCGCTCAACATCGCGGTGTTGACGGTCAGCGACACCCGTACCCTGGAAACCGACACGTCAGGCCAGGTCTTCGTCGACCGCCTGATTGCCGCCGGCCACAACCTGGCGGCCCGGGTATTGCTCAAAGATGACCTTTACAAAATTCGTGCGCAAGTCGCCAACTGGATTGCCGACGATGTCGTGCAGGTCGTGCTGATCACCGGTGGCACTGGTTTTACCGGGCGCGACAGCACCCCTGAAGCCGTGAGCTGCCTGCTGGACAAGCAGGTCGACGGCTTTGGTGAGCTGTTCCGGCAGATATCGGTGGCCGATATCGGCACCTCGACCGTGCAGTCCCGGGCCCTGGCCGGTCTGGCCAATGGCACGCTGGTCTGCTGCTTGCCCGGTTCGACCAATGCCGTGCGTACCGGTTGGGACGGCATTCTCGCCGAACAACTGGATGCGCGGCATCGCCCGTGCAATTTCGTGCCTCATCTGAAACAGGCGGCACCCTGTGAATCCCGCGGGTAAGCCGGGCAAGACCGGCAGCCTGATGGCGGTCGAGGTGGCCCTGGCCCGCTTGCTCGAAATGGCCGAAGCCGCACCGATTCGCGAGCGTGAACGCTTGCCGTTGGCGCAGGTAGAGGGCCGGGTATTGGCCGCTGACCTGGTGTCGACGCTTGACCTGCCACCGTGGCCCAACAGTGCCATGGACGGTTATGCCTTGCGCGTGTCCGACTGGACGGGAGAACCGTTGCCGGTCAGTCAGAAGATTTTCGCAGGCAAGGCTCCGGATCCCTTGGAGCCAGGCACTTGTGCACGAATCTTTACCGGAGCGCCGGTTCCCGCCGGGGCCGATTGCGTCGAGATGCAGGAAAACGCCGAGGTCCAGGCAGATGAACGCGTGCGTTTCATCGAATCCATGTCCCCGGGACAAAACATCCGTCCGCAAGGCCAGGAAACCACGGTCGGTGAACTGATTCTGCCTGCTGGCACACGCCTGGGGCCGATCGAGCAGGGGTTGGCGGCCTCGTTGGGTTGCGCAGAGCTGGAGGTGATTCGCAAGGTTCGCGTTGCGGTGTTGTCTACGGGGGATGAGTTGCTTGAGCCGGGTCAGGCGCTGGGGCCGGGACAGATCTACAACAGCAATCGGGTATTGCTGTGCAGCTGGTTGCAACGCCTGGGTTGTGAAGTGATTGATGCCGGTATTCTTGTTGACGATCTGGCGACCACTCGCGCCCGCCTGGGTGAGTTGAAAGATGTCGACCTGATCCTATCGACAGGCGGCGTCTCGGTCGGTGAAGCCGATTTTCTCGGGATCGCCTTGCGGGAAGAGGGCGAGCTGACCTTGTGGAAGCTGGCCATCAAGCCGGGCAAACCGTTGACTTTCGGGCATTTTCGCGGCGTCCCGGTGATCGGTTTGCCCGGCAACCCGGCGTCGACCCTGGTGACCTTTGCCCTGTTGGCAAGACCCTATCTGATGCGCCGTATGGGCGTGAAGGACGTCGAGCCCCTGAAGTTTCAGGTTCCGGCAGGGTTTGACTGGCCGAAAGCCGGCAATCGGCGCGAGTACTTGCGCGGGCGGCTGGAGAAGGGGCGGGCGATTATCTACAGGAATCAGAGTTCCGGGGTGCTGCGTAGTGCCGCCTGGGCGGATGGTCTGGTTGAAGTGCTGGAAGATCGCACGCTGGTCGAGGGCGACTGGGTCGGCTTTATCCCGTTGAGTGAAGTCCTGGGCTGAGATCCGCGCGCGGCCGACCCGGCATCCATGCCGGGTTGCCCCCTGCGTCCGCCGCCCTTTTTCGGGTTGACCTCAACCCCGGCGGATTTTGCGTTCATGGCCAATCCTTATCGACCCAGAAGCAGTGTCACGAGCTGGTCGAAACGGCTATTGCCGATCCACACCAGAAGCCCCAGGACCACGGCTGTTCCGCCAGCCGAATAAACCAGCCGGTGCTTGATGGATTGGACGTTGTCACGCACTTCATCCATGTCTCTACGAATGTTTTGGAGGTGCTTCTCCAATTCGGTGACGCGAGGGTCGATGGCAACCCCTGCGGTGGGCGCTGCGCTGTTTTTTAATTCAGCCTGTTGATGGGCACGTTTTTCTGCGAGTGGTGTGACCGGAATGAGCGGTGACCTGAGGTCATGATTTTTCATGGGCACGTCCCTGTTTGTTTCTGCTGATGACTGATAATTGCAGTCGCCACGTTGTACCAATCACGGCAGCCTGGTCAATTGAGCCGATTCCTAACGTTTTGTAAGAAAATTCCTTGTTGCAGGGCGCAAGACGGCTCAATTTGAATTAATTCAATTCCCATCGACTTTTCTGAAGGGCAGTGAGGTCATATCTCCCGTACGGAATTCAATTTCTTGGGAGTGAGCACAATGAGCGAACGCAGGGCGCTATTGATTCTGCATGGCAAGCAGGCGCTCAACGAGTCGGTTCGCGCCGCCGTCGAGGGCAAGCGCCAACAGGGT
Encoded here:
- a CDS encoding deoxyguanosinetriphosphate triphosphohydrolase — translated: MDWQTLLTRERLGKPLHSPEELGRSPFHKDHDRIIFSGAFRRLGRKTQVHPVTSNDHIHTRLTHSLEVSCVGRSLGMRVGETIRSALPDWCDPSDLGMVVQSACLAHDIGNPPFGHSGEDAIRHWFQQAAGRGWLDAMSEVERDDFLNFEGNAQGFRVLTQLEYHQFDGGTRLTYATLGTYLKYPWTAKHADSLGYKKHKFGCYQSELPLLEQIAQKLGLPQLEEQRWARHPLVYLMEAADDICYALIDLEDGLEMELLEYAEVESLLLDLVGDDLPETYRQLGPQDSRRRKLAILRGKAIEHLTNAAARAFVEQQDALLAGLLPGDLVEHMHGPAKRCVLNAKDMARKKIFQDKRKTLHEIGAYTTLEILLNAFCGAALEQHNGRTPSFKSRRILDLLGNNAPDPCGPLHTSFLRMIDFIAGMTDSYASDMALEMTGRSNH
- a CDS encoding phage holin family protein; amino-acid sequence: MAIGESGSSATGPSSSPRRLGAAFLGLLHSHVELFGIELQEQKARTVSLLLFAGLALVFALLLLVGLSTLVLILFWDTYRLPAIIGLCVFYTLAAIFCGMRLRAAIFDESSPFHGTLEELANDRERLLP
- a CDS encoding DUF883 family protein, which produces MASIKAKTAQEVLMNDFQTLVSDTERLLEHTATLAGDQADELRSQIHDSLLRARETLKLTEDSLRERGKAAVTATEDYVQANPWQSVGIAAGVGFLIGLLATRR
- a CDS encoding ammonium transporter, yielding MENLQSAVDTLIHSSNTLFILGGAVMVLAMHAGFAFLEVGTVRQKNQVNALAKILSDFAISTLAYFFIGYWIAYGVSFMQPAAVINADHGYGLVKFFFLLTFAAAIPAIISGGIAERARFVPQLCATALIVAFIYPFFEGMIWNGNFGVQAWLLERFGASFHDFAGSVVVHAMGGWLALAAVLLLGPRDGRYRDGKLVAFAPSSIPFLALGSWILIVGWFGFNVMSAQTLQGLSGLVAVNSLMAMVGGTVAALIVGRNDPGFLHNGPLAGLVAICAGSDLMHPVGALVTGVVAGALFVGCFTAAQVKWKIDDVLGVWPLHGLCGVWGGIACGIFGQVTLGGLGGVSLISQLIGTALGVVVALVGGFAVYGVIKAFHGLRLSQEEEYYGADLSVHKIGAVSQD
- a CDS encoding cation:proton antiporter: MFANLLIIFAASLVVIALFQRLRLPPVLGYLCVGLMIGPTAFDWVNESEDLPDLAELGVVFLLFSLGLEFSLTKMLALRQVVFGLGSLQVLGTAILLGGLLMLLGVSTTPALLLGAGLSLSSTAIVSKELSSLGEIFSSHGQNAIAVLLFQDVVAVLLLTMVPVFAGSSDQAWYWALPLTLGKTGVLFVGLLLVSRWILPRLFHEVAAARSAELFVLLALVIVLLTAWLTHLLGLSPALGAFLAGMLLGESHYRHQIEADIRPFRDILLGVFFVSIGMLIDLQLFASHGLLIFGLTLGLLLLKGSVVALLVKWRGSDGETAWRSGLALAQGGEFCFALMAQMQQNKLMPADFGGLLLAATFCSMLLTPLLLRAAPRIAIYLHRKPNEEAKLEEISALNADLHQHVVICGYGRVGQSIGRALRNAQQPYIALDTDPVRVQEAAVDETCVHYGDSRRGEMLVAIGLERARLLVIAVDQTDIALLILKEARRLNASVPILVRTRDDSQLAELKASGASEVVPELLESSLMLVSHALIMVGLPAHQVQERADQIRHDRYRLLHGIYPGAADDEEH
- a CDS encoding glutaredoxin family protein — its product is MPPECQLFGTVGCHLCEVAEAMLMEFVERGLLVELVDIVKDETWYEAYSLRIPVLRRVDTGAELGWPFSADQVVAFLR
- a CDS encoding pseudouridine synthase; protein product: MSISSFTAAHTQASTLYLPPGSWQTVLDCLCEHFSAIGREQWLDRIARGRVLDGHGAPIALDLAYKEGLRIHYFREVPDEKPIPVVESILYADDHLVVADKPHFLPVTPAGEYVEQTLLRRLIRRLDNPHLVPLHRIDRHTAGLVLFSANPGSRSAYQSLFPARQIEKRYEAIAKALPDLCFPLVHKSRLIDGEPFFRMQEGPGPSNTETAVEVREKNGDLWRYALYPVTGKKHQLRVHMTALGASICNDPFYPQVLKGVVDDYANPLKLLAQGLRFVDPVSGQERTFESAITLQW
- a CDS encoding YgdI/YgdR family lipoprotein, coding for MTQRTVATFMLALGLATLAGCASPTVITLNDGREIQAVDAPKYDDESGFYEFEQLDGKHNRVNKDQVRTVKEL
- the mobA gene encoding molybdenum cofactor guanylyltransferase MobA, with the translated sequence MTSTMDLPPCSILLLAGGRGQRMGGQDKGLLQWQGEPLIAHLHRKTRALTDDLIISCNRNPQQYAPYADRLVHDDEGDFPGPLAGIRAGLKAARHAQLMILPCDVPRIDAALLQGMRETASQHPDKPLMLRQGEHWEPLLCIIPVALSSAFESAWHDGERSPGRLMRKLGAQALQCPDHDPRLANLNTPELLSTHNTVSD
- the moaB gene encoding molybdenum cofactor biosynthesis protein B → MKAKADVPFAPLNIAVLTVSDTRTLETDTSGQVFVDRLIAAGHNLAARVLLKDDLYKIRAQVANWIADDVVQVVLITGGTGFTGRDSTPEAVSCLLDKQVDGFGELFRQISVADIGTSTVQSRALAGLANGTLVCCLPGSTNAVRTGWDGILAEQLDARHRPCNFVPHLKQAAPCESRG
- the glp gene encoding gephyrin-like molybdotransferase Glp, with the translated sequence MNPAGKPGKTGSLMAVEVALARLLEMAEAAPIRERERLPLAQVEGRVLAADLVSTLDLPPWPNSAMDGYALRVSDWTGEPLPVSQKIFAGKAPDPLEPGTCARIFTGAPVPAGADCVEMQENAEVQADERVRFIESMSPGQNIRPQGQETTVGELILPAGTRLGPIEQGLAASLGCAELEVIRKVRVAVLSTGDELLEPGQALGPGQIYNSNRVLLCSWLQRLGCEVIDAGILVDDLATTRARLGELKDVDLILSTGGVSVGEADFLGIALREEGELTLWKLAIKPGKPLTFGHFRGVPVIGLPGNPASTLVTFALLARPYLMRRMGVKDVEPLKFQVPAGFDWPKAGNRREYLRGRLEKGRAIIYRNQSSGVLRSAAWADGLVEVLEDRTLVEGDWVGFIPLSEVLG